CTCTGTTTCCTTTCCCGTTCGGTTTACGTTTCTGTTCCGATTTGTTTTCCTGGCGGGGTTTCCGGATGAATCCGGTCGTCGTCGAAGGCGATATCCTCGCCGATCGTGGCGTTCCCCAGCGGTAATCCGACCTGATCGATCCAGATGATCGAACCCTCTCGCCGCTCGTCGGTATCGATGTGCTCGGGCGGCGCGGTTGTCTCCATCGCTTTGTGCGCGGCCTTCTTGGCGCGGTCGATCGCGTCTTCTGACGTCTCCGCGTCGATTTCGAAGCTGTCATAGGCGCGTAGCCAGAAGCCAAGTTTCACACGGTATGTCGGCATGGAAAACTCCTGTAATCGAGATGTGCGGGGTTCAGTCGATCGCGCGAAAAATCAAATTTCGCTCGTCGTGTTCGGCGGCGAAGTCTCGCAGCGTGTCATAGCGGGCGGCGAGCACATCGCTCGGGCTGACACAGCATGCCGCGGAAAGCGCAAACAACGTGGCGACGATCCCGAACGCGTCGGGGCTCATCTCACCGTCGAAGAAATTATCGGCCCATTGGACGGGGACCGTCGCACGCTCCATCTCGGGCGCGGCATACAGGCCGGTGTTGGAGAGACGATAAAACGACCAGAATCCGCCCCGGTAATCGGGGCACAATTTCTGTGCGAAATTGTAAAGCTGCGCTTCGCCCCATAGAAAACCGGGCAAACCCCGGATGCGTCCCGGAAAGAGCTGCGGGTGCTGTCACATTAACTCTGACCTGTGATAGGCTGGGCTGATGAGTGCTGGATCTGTGAGCTACAAACGACATCGTTTTCCGAGTGAGCTGATCGCGCATGCGGTAT
This window of the Kozakia baliensis genome carries:
- a CDS encoding antirestriction protein, giving the protein MPGFLWGEAQLYNFAQKLCPDYRGGFWSFYRLSNTGLYAAPEMERATVPVQWADNFFDGEMSPDAFGIVATLFALSAACCVSPSDVLAARYDTLRDFAAEHDERNLIFRAID